DNA sequence from the Brachybacterium sp. P6-10-X1 genome:
CTCCGCCTCAACTCCCTCACCACCGCCTACGCGGATCTCTGGCGCGACGCCTTCGATTCGTCCTTCACCTCGGACGCCTGGACCGGCGGCCTGGACCGCCCGAATCGCCCAGCCCTCGGCGATGTCGGCCCGGAGTGGTCGATGGCTTCGCCGCTGAGGATCGACGAGGACCGTCGCCAGGCGCTGGTGGAGATCGACGCGATCATGGCGATCGTCACCGGGATTTCGATCGATGACCTGGTGACGATCTACCGCACCCAGTTCGGGGTGCTGAACGACTACGACCGCGGAGAGGGCAAGAAGGCGTACATCTTCGACGCGAACGGTCGACAGATCCCGAGCGCCGTACGCACCGCGTGGAACAAGGCGGGCCGGCCCGAGACGGGCCTGCCGCTCGAGGACCGCACCGCTGTGCACCCGAGCGCCACCGGCACCGGCCGCACCATCGTCTACGAGCAGCCATTCCGGATCCTCGACCGGGAGGCGGACATGCGCCAGGCCTACGCCGAGTTCACGCGGCGGATGGAGGAGAACCCCTCATGACGGAACTGCTCCCCACCCGGCAGGCCGCAGACCTGCGCCGCGCGGTCATCGACTACGTGACCACGGCGATCTCGCTCGCCGACCCGTCGGTCGCGAGCGCGCTCGACGCGTTCCTCACCGAGGAGCGGTCCGGGATCTTCCTCGGCCCCTACCTGCGCACCCGTCTGCCCTTCGCCGGCGGCAGCGACGCCGCGAGGGCTCGCGAGCTCGTGCCGAGTCTGCCGGAGTGGTTCGAGCCCTACGCCCACCAGGCCGCCGCCTTCTCCCGCCTCACCACCAGCCCGCAGGCGCCGGGGGAGCAGGACGAGGCCGGGTTCCGCCTCCCGCAGCCCACGATCGTCACCACAGGCACCGGCTCCGGCAAGACCGAGTCCTTCCTCTACCCGGTGCTCGACCATGCCGCCCGTGCTCGCAAGGCCGGGATCGGCGGGATCAAGGCGCTCATCCTCTACCCGATGAACGCGCTCGCGAACGACCAGGCAGGCCGCCTCGCGAAGATCCTCACCGAGAACCCCGCCTACCAGGGCCTTTCCGCGGCGCTGTACACCGGGGAGGCCTCGCATGAGCCCTCCACCGTGGTCACCGCGGACACGCTCATCACCGACCGCGAGATGATCCGCGGCAGCGCCCCGGACGTGCTGCTGACGAACTACAAGATGCTCGACCAGCTGCTGCTGCGCCGCGCCGACCGGCCCCTCTGGGAAGCCTCGGCCGCCTCACTCCGGTATCTGGTGCTCGACGAGTTCCACACCTACGACGGCGCGCAGGGCACGGACGTGGGTATGCTGCTGCGCCGCCTGCGCCTGGTCCTGGACCAGATCGCGCCCGGCCGCGTGCACCTCACCCCGGTCGCCACCTCCGCCACCCTTGGCGACGGGGCCGACGCCGCCACCGCCATGCTCGACTTCGCCCGCACCGTCTTCGGCACCGACATCGGCGAGGACGCCGTGATCACCGAGACCCGCGTGGACCTCGAGGAATTCATGCGTCCCTCTCGCGAGAAGGCCGCCGCTGCCGGAAGCCGTGCCGCGGGGGAGGGGGCGTCGCTGCGCCTCGAGCGTCACCCCGCCGCGGACTCGATGGCCACCGCCGTCCGCCTCCATCTCGAACCCGGGACCCCGCTCGACGTCGACGCCCTTACCGCGGACGTGCTGGATGTGCTCTGGTCCGCCGACGGCGACGACCCCGCGAGCGCCCTTGCCGCGCGCCGCGGGCTCACCCCACGTGACCTCCTCCTCGCCCACCCCCTCGTCGGCCAGATCTTCGACGCCACCCGCCACGCCACTGAGCTGCGAGAGCTCGCCGCGACCGTGCTCCCCTGGGTGACCCAGCTCCGCACCGCCGAGGGCTTCACCACCGCCCTGCTGGCCGTGCTCTCCCATGAGCGCGTCCGCAAGGGAGCACTCCGCAACTCCTTCCCGAACCTCGAGGCGCACTTGTGGCTGCGCGAGATCACCCGCGTGGACCGCGCCGTGACCACCGCCCCCGCATTCCGCTGGTCCGACGCGCTGGACGAGGACGAGGACCTCGCCCTGCCCGCCATCTACTGCCGCCACTGCGGCCGCTCCGGTTGGGGCGCGACCACCCGCGCTGTCGGCGACGACCTCGACCTGCGCCCCGACACCATCCGCAAGGACTCCGCGGAGAAGAACGGCCGCTTCCGCGCCCTCCTCCTCGACGTCACCACCACCGACGAGGACCCCGAGGTCTCGACCGAGGAGATGTCCCGCCGCCGCTACCTCAACCTCGCCTCCGCCACCCTCGACCGGTACGGTCCCCTCGAGGGTGACCTCGATGCCGCCGTGCTCCGCGTGCTCGTGCACGCCGGGCTCGACGCGGACAAGTACGCCAACGACCAGACCTGCCCCGCCTGCGGCGAGAAGGACGGCATCCGCTTCCTCGGCACGCGCCTCGCGACCCTGCTCTCCGTCTCGCTCACCAGCCTCTTCGGCACCCCCGGCCTCGACCTGCAGGAGAAGAAGGCGCTGGTCTTCACCGACTCCGTGCAGGACGCTGCCCACCGCGCCGGCTTCGTCGAGGCCCGCTCCTACAGCCTCACCATGCGCTCGGTGATCCACGACGCGCTGAGAACCGAGCCCGCGCCGATCAGCACCGTCGTCGAGCGGATGCTCGCCGACGCCACCACCGACGAGCAGCGCTACCGGCTGCTGCACCCCACCATCACCGACTCCGAGAAGCTCACCGCCTACTGGCACCAGGACCCGGACCGCCGCCGCGGCTATCGCACCCGAGACCGGGAACGGGCCGCGGCCCGCGTCATCAAGCGACTCACCTTCGACGTCGGCCTCGAGCTGGGGCTGACCGGCCAGGTGGGCCGCACCCTCCTGCTCACCGGCTCCGCCCTCGCCCAGGTGCGCGCCACCGACACCGAGATCGACCAGGCCGCCGAACGCGCCCTCGGAGCGAGCATCCGTCAACTGGACGGGGACGACTCGGCGGTGCGCCGCCGCTGGGTGCGCGGGATCCTCGAACGCCTCCGCACCCACGGCGCGATCGCCCACGGCTGGCTCACGCCCTTCCGCCGTGAGGGAGGGCCCGTCTACAAGCTGTGGGGCGGGCGCCCCGAGCCGGAGCTCATGCCCGCCTTCCCCACCGGTCGCGCCCTCCCGCAGCTGCCCAGCATCGGAAAGCAGGGCGCCCGCTGCGAGTTCGAGGACGCGACCGCCCGCTCCGGCTGGTACGCCGATTGGACCGCCCGGGCGCTGGCCCGTGACCGCGGCACCGCCTCGACCTTCCTGCGCCCCTTGCTCGATGCCCTCACCGAGCTCGGTCTGCTCGACGTCGTCGAGACGAGCAGCGGAGGCCTGCGCAGCTTCGCCCTCGTCCCGGACCGCATCGGGGCCTGCCTCCCCGCCGGCACCGCCGAGGACGCCACCCCCGTGCTCCTCTGCGACGAGTGCCGCGAGACCGTCACCGGCACCGACGCCGTCCTCTCCCCGCTGCAGGACGGGCCGTGCCTGCGTCACCGCTGCCCCGGAACCCTCCGCCCCCGCACGCTGAATGCGACCTACTACCGCAGCCTCTACCAGGGCGACATGCGCCGCGTCGTCGCCCGCGAGCACACCTCGCTGCTGACCACCGATGACCGCCTGACCTACGAGACGAGCTTCAAGAACAGCGAGCAGAGACCCGGCACCCCGAACGTCCTGGTCGCCACCCCCACTCTCGAGATGGGCATCGACATCGGCGACCTCTCCACCGTGCTGCTCGCCTCCGTCCCGCGCACCGTCGCCAGCTACCTTCAGCGTGTGGGCCGCGCCGGCCGACAGACCGGCAACGCCCTGGACGTCACCTTCGTCGCCGGACGCGGCCGCGCCGCCGGGCTCTACTACGACCCCCTCGACCTCCTGAACGGCACGGTCCGCGCCCCCGGTGCCTACCTCTCCGCCCAGGAGATCCTGCGCCGCCAGCTGCTCGCCTCGGTCCTCGACACCCTCGCCGGGGACGACCGCGTGCCACCGCCCGTCCGCACCACCCCCGTGCTCGCCTCCGCCGAGCCCGGCACCTTCCTCGGCCACCTCCTCGAGGAGACCCGGCGCAATGGCGAGCGACACCTCGAACGGTTCCTCGACCGCTTCACCACCGGCACCCACTCCTGGGACGGCCTCACCGACGACGCCCGCACCGAGCTGCGCGACTGGGCCCTGCCGCACGGGGACGGCCCCAGTGGGCTCGAGACCGCGCTGCGCGGAGCCGTCGAGCAATGGAACCTCAGCCGCGAAGAGCTGCGGCGCCGCCGTGCCCGGATCCAGGACAACATCGAGCAGCTCGAGAACCAGCCCGTCACCGACGAGCGCGCCGAGGCGATGGTCGCCCTCCGCGCCGAGGACCTCCTGATCTCCGCCGAGCAGGAGGAGATCGGCGCCGAGAGCGGAGCAGACACCAGCCTCACCGTCGAGGAGCTGGACAAGGAGCGCCGGCGGCTGCGCGGCCGGGCCGGGCAGCTCAGCGCCGAGGTCTCCGCCCTGGACAGCGCTCACTGGATCGGCGTGCTCGAACGCTACGGGCTGCTGCCCAACTTCACCCTCGTCGATGACGCGGTCCAGCTCGAGGCGACCGTCATCTGGAAGGACGAGGACGAGACCTGGAAGCACGAGCCTGTCAGCTACTCCCGCTCCGGCGCCGCGGCCCTGACCGAGCTGGCCCCCGGCGCGCACTTCTACGCGCACGGCCGTGAGCTCGTCGTCGACGCGGTCGACATCGGGATCGACGGCGCGGCGCTGCGCTCCACCGCGTTCTGCCCGCGCTGCGGTCTCGCTCACCAGTTCGAGAAGGACCAGCCGCCCCAGGCCTGCCCCAGCTGCCAGAGCGCGGAGATCGCCGACGCCGGCCAGCACCGCGACGTCATCGACCTCACCCGCGTCTACTCCACCATGAGCCGCAGCCGCACCCGCATCGGCGACGCCAAGGACGACCGCGAGAAGGTGCAGTTCGAGCAGGCGCTGTCGGTCTCCTACCACGAGGCCCGCACCGTCCAGCGCTGGAACGTCGTCGGCACCGGATTCGGGATGCGCCTGGACCGCGGCACCGTCCTCACCCGGTTGAACCTCGGCAGGCCCCAGTCCGGCACCGAGATGATCCGCATCTCCGGCGAGGACCGCACCGCCCCCGGCTTCCTGCTCTGCGCCCGCTGCGGACACCACGACTCCGACACCGCCGGGAACAAGGCGCAGGACCACCAGGCCTGGTGCGAGCTGCGCTACGCCCGCGAGGGCGACAACCGCCCCGCCCTCCTCTCCCGCACCCTGCAGACCGAGACGGTGCTGATCACCCTCCCGCCGGAGATCCTCGACGACGCCGCCGGCGACCTGCTGATGAACCTCGTCGCCGCCCTGCAGCTCGGCATCGAGACCCGCTTCGGCGGCAGCATCGGCAACCTCGAGGTGGACATCATCGCCCACCCCTCCCAGGCGGGACACCAGGCCGTGCTGCTCTCCGATACCATCGTCGGCGGCACCGGATACCTCTTCGAGCTCGCCTCCGCCCCGTCGGCCTGGGACGTGCTCACCGCCGGGCTCCGCGCCCTGGAGACTTGCCCCTGCCAGGACGAGGGCCTCGCCGCCTGCCACCGCTGCCTGCTGCCGTACGTCCGCTCCACCGCCTACGAGCACATGCGCCGCACCTCCGCGATCGAGGCGCTGCACATCTTGCTCGGGGGAGAGGACGCCCAGTCCGGAGCGATGCAGTGGACCGTCGAGGAGCGGGAGGTCGAGCTGACCGCCGTCACCGAGTCGCCGCTCGAGCGCCGCTTCCGCAACGCCTTCATCCAGGCGATGCGCGGCATCGACGGGGCCGACGTCACCACCCGCGGCTCTGACATCAGCGTGCGGCACGGTGGGCAGACGTTCACCCTCGCCTCGCAGGTCGACGTCGCCGGGTCCCGCCCCGACTTCGTCCTCACCTGGCCGAGCTGCGACGTCGCCGGCATCGCGATCTTCACCGACGGCCGCAGCTTCCATGCCACCGCCGCGAAGAACCGTGTCGCCGACGACGCGGTCAAGCGCATGCGGGTGCGCCGCGCCGGATACATGGTTCTCTCGATCACCGAGGCGGACCTCGACGAGGACGCCGCCCGCGACATCGCCCCGGAAGGCGCGCGTTCGAGCGGTGCGCTGCCGCCCTTCGTCGACGAGGGCATGGTCCGGCAGTGGGGCGACGGCGGTGTCCAGTACCGGGAGCTCGAACCGATGCTGCGGGCGACCCCGCTCGAGATCCTGGTCCGAGTCGTCCGACGAGCGAAGACCGACCGCCTGAGGCGCCTCGGGGAGGAGCTGCCCTACCTGCTCGTTCCCACCACTGACCGTTCCGCGCTGACGACCCCCGGGGAGGAGCCCGCCGAACGACTCGGCGCGAACCTCCTCGACGGGACGAAACCCGACGCTTTCACCGACCCGATGCGCCTCGCCGTGGTGCGCGGCCGCGACGAGCTCGCCGTCGTCGGACTGCTCGGCCCGCCGCGGCGGAGCCTCACCCTGGTCCTCGACGATCGCGAGGAGGCACTGCGCCGCGAGAGTTCCGCGGAGTCGTGGCGGGACTGGCTGCATCTGGCGAACCTCGCCCAGGGCGAGCCGCACGGCAGCTCCCTTCGCCTGACCACCAAGAGCCTCGTCGAGGCCGGCGTCGACGTGGCCTCGGACGACGCCCGCGCACCGCGCGTCCCGTCGGCCGAGGAGTCGACGGCGACCG
Encoded proteins:
- a CDS encoding DEAD/DEAH box helicase; protein product: MTELLPTRQAADLRRAVIDYVTTAISLADPSVASALDAFLTEERSGIFLGPYLRTRLPFAGGSDAARARELVPSLPEWFEPYAHQAAAFSRLTTSPQAPGEQDEAGFRLPQPTIVTTGTGSGKTESFLYPVLDHAARARKAGIGGIKALILYPMNALANDQAGRLAKILTENPAYQGLSAALYTGEASHEPSTVVTADTLITDREMIRGSAPDVLLTNYKMLDQLLLRRADRPLWEASAASLRYLVLDEFHTYDGAQGTDVGMLLRRLRLVLDQIAPGRVHLTPVATSATLGDGADAATAMLDFARTVFGTDIGEDAVITETRVDLEEFMRPSREKAAAAGSRAAGEGASLRLERHPAADSMATAVRLHLEPGTPLDVDALTADVLDVLWSADGDDPASALAARRGLTPRDLLLAHPLVGQIFDATRHATELRELAATVLPWVTQLRTAEGFTTALLAVLSHERVRKGALRNSFPNLEAHLWLREITRVDRAVTTAPAFRWSDALDEDEDLALPAIYCRHCGRSGWGATTRAVGDDLDLRPDTIRKDSAEKNGRFRALLLDVTTTDEDPEVSTEEMSRRRYLNLASATLDRYGPLEGDLDAAVLRVLVHAGLDADKYANDQTCPACGEKDGIRFLGTRLATLLSVSLTSLFGTPGLDLQEKKALVFTDSVQDAAHRAGFVEARSYSLTMRSVIHDALRTEPAPISTVVERMLADATTDEQRYRLLHPTITDSEKLTAYWHQDPDRRRGYRTRDRERAAARVIKRLTFDVGLELGLTGQVGRTLLLTGSALAQVRATDTEIDQAAERALGASIRQLDGDDSAVRRRWVRGILERLRTHGAIAHGWLTPFRREGGPVYKLWGGRPEPELMPAFPTGRALPQLPSIGKQGARCEFEDATARSGWYADWTARALARDRGTASTFLRPLLDALTELGLLDVVETSSGGLRSFALVPDRIGACLPAGTAEDATPVLLCDECRETVTGTDAVLSPLQDGPCLRHRCPGTLRPRTLNATYYRSLYQGDMRRVVAREHTSLLTTDDRLTYETSFKNSEQRPGTPNVLVATPTLEMGIDIGDLSTVLLASVPRTVASYLQRVGRAGRQTGNALDVTFVAGRGRAAGLYYDPLDLLNGTVRAPGAYLSAQEILRRQLLASVLDTLAGDDRVPPPVRTTPVLASAEPGTFLGHLLEETRRNGERHLERFLDRFTTGTHSWDGLTDDARTELRDWALPHGDGPSGLETALRGAVEQWNLSREELRRRRARIQDNIEQLENQPVTDERAEAMVALRAEDLLISAEQEEIGAESGADTSLTVEELDKERRRLRGRAGQLSAEVSALDSAHWIGVLERYGLLPNFTLVDDAVQLEATVIWKDEDETWKHEPVSYSRSGAAALTELAPGAHFYAHGRELVVDAVDIGIDGAALRSTAFCPRCGLAHQFEKDQPPQACPSCQSAEIADAGQHRDVIDLTRVYSTMSRSRTRIGDAKDDREKVQFEQALSVSYHEARTVQRWNVVGTGFGMRLDRGTVLTRLNLGRPQSGTEMIRISGEDRTAPGFLLCARCGHHDSDTAGNKAQDHQAWCELRYAREGDNRPALLSRTLQTETVLITLPPEILDDAAGDLLMNLVAALQLGIETRFGGSIGNLEVDIIAHPSQAGHQAVLLSDTIVGGTGYLFELASAPSAWDVLTAGLRALETCPCQDEGLAACHRCLLPYVRSTAYEHMRRTSAIEALHILLGGEDAQSGAMQWTVEEREVELTAVTESPLERRFRNAFIQAMRGIDGADVTTRGSDISVRHGGQTFTLASQVDVAGSRPDFVLTWPSCDVAGIAIFTDGRSFHATAAKNRVADDAVKRMRVRRAGYMVLSITEADLDEDAARDIAPEGARSSGALPPFVDEGMVRQWGDGGVQYRELEPMLRATPLEILVRVVRRAKTDRLRRLGEELPYLLVPTTDRSALTTPGEEPAERLGANLLDGTKPDAFTDPMRLAVVRGRDELAVVGLLGPPRRSLTLVLDDREEALRRESSAESWRDWLHLANLAQGEPHGSSLRLTTKSLVEAGVDVASDDARAPRVPSAEESTATAPATAVPSQAERAHEVRPTDEQVVPEPTTLPADYAVVPEHGAGAEAPLSPAWQEALDEAYDETERQLIGVLARYDIEPPVVGDEYGAGVPLEIAWPERKVGVTTSELEARERAALEHDGWEIVGPDPETVLAALELTPGGDS